A region of [Bacteroides] pectinophilus DNA encodes the following proteins:
- a CDS encoding glycosyltransferase family 2 protein: MKDKFLSVCITSYNRVNELRRCLNSIKTRYSDEVEIIVSEDNSPQRDAIADMVKQFAGESSIDVIFNTNEVNQGYDRNLGRLKSLASGKYIFYLSDDDCIMDGALDKVIDALKEQKPALMFEPFYYGPVDAVKRKYNKSFRIDAGEEAASTYLYDAILFSGLIFEKDKIAEYDAERFLNCNYFQVYMFLMTIKKYGAYYLDVMTIDSVSDGENAYGTVKSTKKNELLADRNSIYSNIEFNKGLIKVIRFFDEDSNSDVITKFAKEYSMRSYGGLSRARAYGRAEFRNYWKKLNELDIPISGTAKTYYATLLIFGNKVCDVIYGIPKKLLLMRRSNKQ; encoded by the coding sequence ATGAAAGATAAGTTCCTGTCTGTATGTATAACGTCATACAATCGTGTTAATGAGCTTAGAAGATGTCTTAATTCGATAAAGACAAGATACAGTGATGAAGTAGAGATTATTGTAAGCGAGGATAATTCACCGCAGAGAGATGCAATTGCTGATATGGTTAAGCAGTTTGCCGGTGAGAGCAGTATAGATGTTATATTTAATACGAATGAGGTCAATCAGGGCTATGACAGAAATCTCGGAAGATTAAAGAGCCTTGCATCAGGCAAATATATATTCTACCTTAGCGACGATGACTGCATCATGGACGGAGCTCTTGATAAGGTTATTGACGCACTTAAGGAGCAGAAGCCGGCGCTTATGTTTGAACCGTTTTACTACGGACCGGTTGATGCGGTAAAAAGAAAATATAACAAAAGTTTCAGAATTGATGCCGGGGAGGAAGCTGCTTCAACATATCTGTATGATGCAATACTGTTTTCAGGTCTTATCTTTGAGAAGGACAAGATAGCGGAGTATGATGCAGAGCGTTTTCTTAACTGTAATTATTTTCAGGTATATATGTTCCTTATGACAATTAAAAAGTACGGAGCATATTATCTTGATGTCATGACCATAGACAGTGTCTCCGATGGTGAAAATGCATACGGAACAGTAAAGTCTACAAAGAAGAACGAGCTCCTTGCAGACAGGAATTCAATCTATTCCAATATTGAATTCAATAAGGGTCTCATAAAGGTAATAAGATTCTTTGATGAAGACAGTAATTCAGATGTAATAACAAAATTTGCAAAAGAATATTCAATGCGTTCTTACGGAGGCCTTAGCAGAGCAAGGGCGTATGGAAGGGCAGAATTCAGAAATTACTGGAAAAAGCTGAATGAGCTTGATATTCCGATAAGCGGGACAGCAAAGACATATTATGCAACATTACTTATATTTGGAAATAAGGTCTGTGATGTTATATATGGAATACCGAAGAAGCTGCTGCTCATGAGAAGAAGCAATAAGCAGTGA
- a CDS encoding flippase — protein MTGTSTIKKSMYNVAYKGVNILYPLITSAYISRILMAKGVGDVAFAINIVSYFIIAASLGIPNYAIKAIAGIRDDMNKRNRVFSELASIVSVSSVAATMLYFMAVTNVSSIKSDNILINIILGFALISNAVNYDWLFEAMEDYRYIAVRTTVIKLISLLFLILFVKKTDDIIIYIAIYSFTLTASNICNGIASRKYVRFSLKNLNVKQHLKAVFILFAASCATDVYTLLDSTMLGIMCPSEYLGYYSNSTKIVRAVYGMIIAATTIYFPRLSNLYATGKKQEYDSCLKRCYNISMLLAIPTAVGMIMTAGWFIPIIFGSDFKAAAFTTQLLSVLVIVFSIATVFGHISLIIYGKEKNILIATIVGAVINFTLNYILIPVCAQNGAAIASLIGELAVTVILVVSSLRSVYVNLLNKDILKVIFAAMLMLGFLSAVKLLADSGNIITLIIAVAGGIAVYAAAILAVKNSEAMLLIDIIRRRIKRQ, from the coding sequence ATGACTGGAACAAGTACAATAAAGAAGTCGATGTATAATGTTGCTTATAAAGGTGTCAATATCCTGTATCCACTCATTACATCAGCATATATATCAAGAATTCTTATGGCAAAGGGTGTCGGTGATGTTGCCTTTGCCATTAATATCGTAAGTTATTTTATAATTGCGGCATCTCTTGGTATTCCTAATTATGCTATAAAGGCAATAGCGGGAATCAGGGATGACATGAATAAGAGGAACAGAGTATTCAGTGAACTTGCAAGTATAGTATCAGTTTCTTCAGTTGCTGCCACGATGCTGTATTTTATGGCGGTAACTAATGTAAGCAGTATAAAAAGCGACAACATCCTTATTAACATAATACTGGGATTTGCACTGATATCTAATGCGGTCAACTATGACTGGCTGTTTGAGGCTATGGAAGATTACAGATATATAGCTGTCAGGACAACAGTCATCAAACTGATTTCACTATTATTTCTTATTCTTTTTGTTAAAAAGACGGATGATATAATCATATATATTGCCATATATTCATTCACACTGACGGCAAGTAACATATGTAACGGAATAGCTTCAAGAAAATATGTCCGCTTCAGTCTTAAGAATCTGAATGTAAAGCAGCACCTTAAGGCAGTATTCATCCTGTTTGCGGCATCATGTGCAACAGACGTCTATACGCTGCTTGATTCAACAATGCTCGGGATTATGTGTCCATCAGAATATCTTGGCTATTATTCCAATTCAACAAAGATTGTAAGAGCTGTATATGGTATGATAATTGCAGCTACGACGATATATTTTCCAAGGCTCAGCAACTTATATGCCACAGGTAAGAAGCAGGAATATGACAGCTGTCTCAAAAGGTGCTACAATATATCCATGCTTCTTGCAATACCGACAGCAGTAGGAATGATAATGACGGCGGGCTGGTTCATACCGATTATATTCGGCAGTGATTTCAAGGCAGCAGCGTTTACAACACAGCTGTTGTCAGTTCTTGTTATAGTATTTTCGATAGCAACCGTATTTGGACATATATCACTGATAATATATGGAAAAGAAAAAAATATTCTTATAGCAACGATTGTGGGAGCTGTGATTAACTTTACATTGAATTACATTCTTATTCCGGTATGTGCGCAGAATGGCGCGGCAATAGCATCACTTATAGGGGAACTCGCGGTTACGGTAATACTTGTTGTCTCTAGTCTCAGGTCAGTCTATGTGAACCTTCTGAATAAAGACATACTGAAAGTAATATTTGCGGCAATGCTTATGCTGGGATTTTTATCTGCAGTAAAACTGCTTGCCGATAGCGGTAATATTATTACACTTATTATTGCTGTAGCAGGTGGAATTGCTGTATATGCGGCTGCTATACTTGCTGTAAAGAATAGTGAGGCAATGTTGTTGATTGATATTATCCGGAGACGGATAAAAAGGCAATAA
- the wecB gene encoding UDP-N-acetylglucosamine 2-epimerase (non-hydrolyzing), translating into MDIKIDYSDVHFKNDGRIKLLILVGTRPEVIRLSAVIKKCRKYFDVLLAHTGQNYDYNLNGVFFKDLKLDNPDVYLNAVGADLGETVGNIINCSYKLMNETKPDAILILGDTNSCLSAIAAKRLHIPIFHMEAGNRCKDECLPEETNRRIVDIISDVNLAYSEHARKYLHECGLPKERVYVTGSPMAEVLHENLEQIKKSDILERLGLETGKYILLSAHREENIDTEKNFESLFNAVNKMAEKYDMPILYSCHPRSRKRIENSGFKLDSRVIQHEPMGFHDYNNLQMNAFAVVSDSGTLPEESSFFTSVGHPFPAICIRTSTERPEALDKGCFILAGIDEKGLLQAVDTAVKMNQNGDYGIPVPDYIEENVSTKVVKIIQSYTGVVDKMVWRKQ; encoded by the coding sequence ATGGATATTAAGATTGATTACAGCGATGTGCATTTTAAAAATGACGGAAGAATAAAGCTTCTTATTCTTGTTGGTACAAGACCTGAGGTTATAAGGCTGAGCGCCGTGATAAAAAAGTGCAGGAAGTATTTTGATGTGCTGCTTGCACATACAGGACAGAATTACGACTATAATCTCAATGGAGTATTCTTTAAGGACCTTAAGCTTGATAATCCTGATGTATATCTGAATGCAGTCGGAGCTGACCTCGGTGAGACTGTTGGCAATATTATCAACTGTTCATACAAGCTTATGAATGAGACAAAGCCGGATGCAATACTTATCCTTGGTGATACTAACTCATGTCTGTCTGCGATAGCGGCAAAGAGATTGCATATTCCTATATTCCATATGGAAGCAGGAAACAGATGTAAAGATGAGTGCCTTCCGGAGGAGACAAACCGCAGAATTGTTGACATTATTTCAGATGTCAATCTTGCATATTCTGAGCATGCAAGAAAGTATCTTCATGAATGTGGTCTCCCAAAGGAGAGAGTATATGTTACAGGTTCACCTATGGCAGAAGTATTACATGAGAATCTTGAGCAGATAAAAAAGTCTGATATATTGGAGCGCCTTGGACTTGAGACAGGAAAGTATATATTGTTATCAGCTCACAGAGAAGAGAATATAGACACAGAGAAGAATTTTGAGTCGTTATTCAATGCAGTTAATAAGATGGCTGAGAAATATGATATGCCTATTCTGTACTCATGCCATCCACGTTCACGCAAGAGAATTGAGAATTCGGGATTCAAGCTGGATTCAAGGGTAATTCAGCATGAGCCGATGGGATTTCATGATTATAATAATCTTCAGATGAATGCATTTGCGGTTGTGTCTGATTCGGGAACATTGCCGGAGGAGAGCAGCTTCTTTACAAGCGTAGGACATCCGTTCCCTGCAATATGCATAAGAACATCAACAGAAAGACCGGAAGCATTGGACAAAGGCTGCTTTATTCTTGCCGGTATTGATGAAAAAGGTCTGCTGCAGGCAGTTGATACGGCGGTTAAGATGAATCAGAATGGTGATTATGGAATACCTGTTCCTGATTATATTGAAGAGAATGTAAGTACTAAGGTGGTTAAGATAATACAGAGCTATACGGGCGTTGTTGACAAGATGGTATGGCGCAAACAGTAA
- a CDS encoding EpsG family protein has protein sequence MNIYLFAALFLTGAAGTIYEFRHKKTNYCIAGIFCILFVATAVSRVYRVNELRAYSDMAYYLKCYSEGNSSYFALGYRALSKALYMLHCNEYVLIGVIASLNILCIWLAYDRLVRYRRKHAKETGAFLCAVLFTYSMYWGFLFATEGIRQGMAITICILSIAFMLNEEVAASLITFVIACLFHKSILLAAAILILIRFRKKKLARKNYLIWMISLIVIDFIFAVIRVNVGDPVTSLMSVIVQGISSLYAPASRILAYFANQQTQNTLFGYMTTQYIFYNMVAIWLVSGDIEDELLNRSVLIYFIGLTIGTFFRGFIAVIRLQWVFMGITTIAIYAYLSAKAVSWWNNKYIKYTSVILYCGWQSVMILRYFGMYFI, from the coding sequence ATGAATATTTACTTATTTGCGGCACTTTTTCTTACAGGTGCAGCCGGGACTATTTATGAATTCAGACATAAGAAGACTAATTACTGCATTGCCGGCATATTCTGCATATTGTTTGTTGCAACAGCAGTATCGAGGGTATATCGTGTTAATGAGCTGAGAGCTTACAGCGATATGGCATATTATCTTAAGTGCTACAGCGAGGGTAACAGCTCATATTTCGCATTGGGGTATAGAGCCCTGTCCAAGGCATTATATATGCTGCATTGCAACGAGTATGTCCTTATAGGTGTGATTGCTTCACTTAATATCCTGTGTATCTGGCTTGCATATGACAGGCTTGTACGCTACAGAAGGAAGCATGCCAAAGAGACAGGAGCATTTTTGTGTGCCGTGCTGTTTACATATTCAATGTATTGGGGATTTCTGTTTGCAACAGAGGGAATAAGACAGGGAATGGCTATAACGATATGCATATTATCAATAGCATTTATGCTTAACGAAGAAGTGGCTGCATCGCTTATAACATTTGTAATAGCATGTCTGTTTCATAAGTCAATATTACTTGCAGCAGCGATACTTATACTTATCAGATTCCGTAAGAAAAAGCTTGCCCGGAAAAATTATCTTATATGGATGATTTCGTTAATAGTAATTGATTTTATATTTGCGGTTATAAGAGTTAACGTTGGTGATCCTGTTACCAGCCTGATGTCCGTTATCGTTCAGGGGATATCATCATTGTATGCTCCTGCCAGCAGAATACTTGCATATTTTGCAAATCAGCAGACACAGAATACACTGTTTGGATATATGACAACACAGTATATTTTCTACAATATGGTTGCAATATGGCTTGTGTCAGGTGATATTGAGGACGAACTTCTGAACCGTTCAGTCCTTATATATTTTATCGGTCTGACTATAGGAACATTTTTCAGGGGCTTTATAGCTGTGATAAGGCTGCAGTGGGTATTCATGGGAATTACGACTATAGCAATATATGCATATCTGAGTGCAAAGGCAGTATCATGGTGGAACAATAAATACATAAAATATACATCTGTGATATTATATTGCGGATGGCAGTCGGTTATGATTTTGAGATATTTTGGAATGTATTTTATTTAA
- a CDS encoding glycosyltransferase family 4 protein produces MKVLYFVQYFIPEKCSSPYLVTDLIEAMAQQGWKVDVYTSTPTRGVDRDTIRYYRRHRVETMFSDNVHIHRMPLFQEKTKVIQRTLRFLLFSLECLWIGLTKDADVVFCGSGPPTQGVILGLIHKLTHKKVVYNLQDAFPESLVTTGITSEGSAVYNVGLKMERFTYNNVDRIITISESMFGNMISKVDNPDKVSMVYNWLDDTVHHVERQDNDLFERFDLSRDRFIVTYAGNVGKAQGIETLIEAADILKSDRDIEFCIFGAGASLEDIKAYAAGKGLDNVRFLPLLGKDDISKVYSLGDVSLVMCRKGVGTSGMPSKTWSIIAAQTALIVSFDAGSELYNMVSSGNCGIAVDAERPAELADAILKMKSDKAVKESCIANAYRVMLDKASRKSSVGKYIDQIKSCIKDN; encoded by the coding sequence ATGAAAGTATTATATTTTGTGCAGTATTTTATACCCGAAAAATGCTCCAGCCCATACCTTGTGACAGATCTGATAGAGGCTATGGCACAGCAGGGATGGAAGGTTGATGTATATACGTCTACACCGACAAGAGGCGTGGACAGGGATACAATCCGATACTATCGCAGGCACAGAGTCGAAACGATGTTCAGTGATAATGTCCATATTCACAGAATGCCGCTTTTTCAGGAGAAGACAAAGGTTATCCAGCGTACACTCAGGTTCCTTTTGTTCAGCCTTGAATGTCTGTGGATAGGGCTCACCAAGGATGCAGATGTTGTTTTCTGCGGTAGCGGACCTCCGACGCAGGGAGTGATATTAGGGCTTATACATAAGCTTACACATAAGAAGGTTGTATATAACCTTCAGGATGCCTTCCCTGAATCACTGGTTACGACGGGGATAACATCAGAAGGCTCGGCTGTATATAATGTCGGACTCAAGATGGAGCGCTTTACTTACAACAATGTTGACAGGATAATAACTATATCGGAGTCAATGTTCGGCAATATGATATCCAAGGTAGATAATCCCGATAAAGTAAGCATGGTGTATAACTGGCTGGATGATACCGTTCATCATGTAGAGCGGCAGGATAATGACCTGTTTGAGAGGTTTGACCTGAGCAGAGACAGGTTCATTGTTACATATGCAGGCAATGTAGGAAAGGCACAGGGAATAGAGACGCTGATTGAGGCTGCGGATATATTAAAGAGTGACAGAGATATAGAGTTCTGTATATTCGGGGCAGGAGCAAGTCTTGAGGATATAAAGGCATATGCTGCCGGCAAAGGACTTGATAACGTCAGATTTCTTCCGCTTCTTGGCAAGGATGACATATCGAAGGTATACAGCCTCGGAGATGTTTCGCTTGTCATGTGCCGTAAAGGTGTAGGAACGTCTGGAATGCCAAGTAAGACGTGGAGCATTATTGCTGCACAGACAGCACTTATTGTATCCTTTGATGCCGGAAGCGAGTTGTATAATATGGTAAGCAGCGGGAATTGCGGAATCGCAGTTGATGCAGAGAGACCGGCTGAGCTTGCAGATGCTATATTGAAGATGAAGTCGGATAAGGCTGTAAAAGAGTCCTGCATTGCCAATGCTTACAGGGTTATGCTGGACAAAGCATCAAGAAAATCGTCAGTTGGAAAGTATATTGACCAGATAAAGTCATGTATAAAAGATAATTAA
- a CDS encoding DUF6077 domain-containing protein — protein sequence MWLTILKILIALLAISGICILCGQVLYTLMPVKKSTLVQKFIAGLLFEMAVYEVLYIFMVFRYVSLGKLTFCWMLVTAVTAAAGLWISVKKNIQRPYAVKKKFKKYLSDINIYTIVMLILICAYTIMTLLYQQEFQDDAFFAGIASTSYTTDTIIRYSPYTGGEITVLRYAKYVFSGYPVMIASLARVTLLRPIVVMHIVIPVLMIGAHYILCYMFAQMVFRSRHKSEIAMIILCIINMNSLYVINEMSTSAWMFVGAWYGKSILSNVCIISLWYYLIKTNDSSVSGYLGPKGWIIIFIADMAAVLSSTFACIAVLAVSFVITLFYFVKKRSWFNICGWAITIMPMMIIMLMTYLLRYKA from the coding sequence ATGTGGCTTACAATACTCAAAATATTGATTGCTCTGTTAGCAATATCCGGCATCTGTATATTGTGCGGACAGGTTTTGTATACGCTGATGCCGGTTAAAAAGAGCACGCTTGTACAAAAGTTCATAGCAGGGCTTCTGTTTGAGATGGCTGTATATGAAGTACTTTATATATTTATGGTATTCAGGTATGTGAGTCTTGGCAAGCTCACTTTCTGCTGGATGCTGGTAACGGCGGTTACAGCGGCGGCAGGTCTGTGGATTAGCGTTAAGAAAAATATCCAAAGACCATATGCAGTCAAAAAGAAGTTCAAAAAGTATTTGTCTGATATTAATATATATACAATTGTAATGCTTATATTAATCTGTGCATATACGATTATGACATTATTATATCAGCAGGAATTTCAGGATGATGCATTTTTTGCGGGAATTGCGTCAACATCATATACTACTGACACTATTATAAGATACAGCCCATATACCGGTGGAGAGATTACGGTGCTCAGGTATGCAAAATATGTGTTCTCGGGATATCCTGTAATGATAGCTTCGCTTGCCAGGGTTACATTACTCAGACCAATTGTTGTTATGCACATAGTTATTCCGGTGCTTATGATTGGTGCTCACTATATATTGTGTTACATGTTTGCACAGATGGTATTCAGAAGCCGTCACAAATCAGAGATAGCAATGATTATATTATGCATTATTAATATGAATTCACTGTATGTGATAAATGAGATGTCAACATCGGCATGGATGTTTGTGGGTGCATGGTATGGCAAATCAATACTGTCAAATGTATGCATAATATCATTGTGGTACTATCTCATAAAGACTAATGATTCGTCAGTATCAGGTTATCTTGGCCCAAAAGGCTGGATTATTATATTTATAGCTGATATGGCGGCAGTACTGTCAAGTACATTTGCGTGTATCGCAGTACTGGCTGTATCATTTGTTATTACATTATTCTACTTTGTTAAGAAGAGAAGCTGGTTTAATATTTGTGGATGGGCAATAACCATAATGCCTATGATGATAATTATGCTTATGACATACTTACTGAGATATAAAGCATGA
- a CDS encoding NAD-dependent epimerase/dehydratase family protein has translation MKILVTGASGFVGRNLVSALENIRDKKDTTRNIQVECVYQYDRKSTSGELMDYCKDADFVFNLAGVNRPKKQSEFMEGNYEFADTLLDALRKNNNRCPVMLASSIQAALTGRFAGSDYGKSKLAGEELFFKYGRSNGVNVLVYRFPNLFGKWCRPNYNSAVATFCHNIANGLPIQVNDRNTELELLYIDDLIDEMIAALEGREHRCEFEDTTAVPDVNGRYCYAPVTHHVTLGEIADLLDSFSEQSSTLVMPEIPHGSFAKKLYSTYLSYLPEDRIMYPLTMNSDERGSFTELLKTRACGQISVNISKPGITKGQHWHNSKWEIFYVVSGHGLIQERKIGRDKDGNLYPVKNYEVSGDKIEAIQMLPGYTHNIINLSETEDLVTVMWANESFDRLHPDTFYENVDD, from the coding sequence ATGAAGATTTTGGTTACGGGAGCTTCCGGATTTGTAGGGAGAAATCTTGTCTCAGCATTGGAAAATATCAGAGATAAAAAAGATACAACAAGAAATATTCAGGTTGAATGTGTGTACCAATATGACAGAAAGTCAACATCAGGGGAATTGATGGATTATTGTAAGGATGCTGATTTCGTATTTAATCTCGCAGGAGTTAACAGACCTAAGAAGCAGTCTGAATTCATGGAAGGTAATTATGAATTTGCAGATACATTGCTTGATGCACTCAGGAAGAATAATAACAGATGTCCTGTGATGCTGGCATCATCAATTCAGGCAGCCCTGACGGGAAGATTTGCAGGAAGTGATTACGGAAAAAGCAAGCTCGCCGGAGAAGAACTTTTCTTTAAGTATGGACGCAGTAATGGTGTAAATGTTCTTGTATACAGATTCCCTAACCTGTTCGGCAAATGGTGCAGGCCTAATTATAATTCTGCTGTTGCAACATTCTGTCATAACATAGCTAACGGTCTTCCGATTCAGGTTAATGACCGCAATACTGAACTGGAGCTTCTTTATATTGATGATCTGATAGATGAGATGATAGCAGCTCTTGAAGGAAGAGAGCACCGATGTGAATTTGAGGACACAACGGCTGTACCTGATGTTAACGGAAGATACTGCTACGCACCTGTCACGCATCATGTGACACTTGGAGAGATAGCTGATCTGCTTGATAGCTTTTCAGAGCAGAGCAGCACGCTTGTTATGCCTGAGATACCGCACGGTTCATTTGCAAAGAAGCTGTATTCAACGTATCTGTCATATCTTCCTGAAGACAGGATTATGTATCCGTTGACAATGAACAGCGATGAGAGGGGCAGCTTTACGGAGCTTCTTAAGACGCGGGCATGCGGACAGATATCTGTAAACATAAGCAAACCGGGAATTACCAAGGGACAGCACTGGCACAACAGCAAATGGGAGATATTCTACGTCGTATCAGGACACGGACTTATTCAGGAGAGAAAGATTGGACGAGATAAAGACGGCAATCTGTACCCTGTAAAAAATTATGAAGTCAGCGGGGACAAGATTGAAGCAATACAGATGCTTCCGGGGTATACGCATAATATTATAAATTTATCAGAGACAGAAGATCTTGTTACGGTTATGTGGGCTAACGAGTCATTCGACAGACTGCATCCCGATACATTTTATGAGAATGTTGATGATTAA
- a CDS encoding polysaccharide biosynthesis protein, which produces MFKGKTLMITGGTGSFGSTVLKHFLDSDLEEIRIFSRDEKKQDDMRHELQAKHPEHAGKVKFYIGDVRNIRSVEDAVQGVDYIFHAAALKQVPSCEFFPMEAVRTNIEGTDNVLHAAVAAGVKKIVCLSTDKAAYPINAMGISKAMMEKVIGANARVAAGKTTICCTRYGNVMCSRGSVIPLFIDQIKAGNPITITNPDMTRFLMNLDEAVDLVMFAFANGEPGDLFVQKSDASTIGDLAKAVQALFGDTGTRIIGTRHGEKLYETLMTNEECVRSQDMGNYYRVFADGRDLNYDKFFVDGKVQTMASEAYTSHNTKRLDVQGTIDKILTTDYVQQELEKLKNGDR; this is translated from the coding sequence TTGTTTAAAGGAAAGACATTGATGATTACCGGTGGAACGGGTTCGTTTGGTTCTACTGTGCTGAAGCATTTTCTTGATTCGGATCTGGAGGAAATCAGAATATTTTCAAGAGATGAGAAGAAGCAGGATGATATGCGACATGAACTGCAGGCCAAGCATCCTGAACATGCCGGCAAGGTTAAGTTCTACATTGGAGATGTCAGAAATATCAGGTCTGTTGAAGACGCTGTGCAGGGAGTTGATTATATATTCCATGCCGCAGCCCTTAAGCAGGTACCATCATGTGAATTCTTCCCTATGGAGGCTGTAAGAACTAATATTGAAGGTACTGACAATGTGCTTCATGCAGCTGTGGCAGCAGGAGTTAAGAAGATAGTATGCCTTTCTACAGATAAGGCTGCGTACCCTATTAATGCAATGGGCATATCCAAGGCAATGATGGAAAAGGTAATCGGTGCCAATGCAAGAGTGGCAGCAGGCAAGACTACAATATGCTGTACGAGATACGGCAATGTTATGTGCAGCAGAGGTTCGGTAATTCCGCTGTTTATTGACCAGATAAAGGCCGGTAATCCTATAACAATAACCAATCCTGATATGACAAGATTCCTTATGAATCTCGATGAGGCTGTGGATCTTGTAATGTTCGCATTTGCAAATGGAGAGCCGGGAGACCTGTTTGTACAGAAGTCGGATGCAAGTACTATAGGAGATCTTGCAAAGGCAGTGCAGGCATTGTTTGGAGATACGGGCACAAGAATTATAGGTACAAGACATGGCGAGAAGTTATACGAGACGCTGATGACTAACGAAGAGTGCGTAAGAAGTCAGGATATGGGTAACTATTACAGGGTTTTTGCTGACGGAAGAGACCTGAATTACGACAAGTTCTTTGTTGACGGCAAAGTACAGACAATGGCAAGTGAGGCATATACATCACATAATACAAAGAGACTTGATGTTCAGGGAACCATCGATAAGATACTTACAACAGATTATGTTCAGCAGGAACTTGAGAAATTAAAAAACGGGGACAGGTAA
- a CDS encoding glycosyltransferase family 2 protein, whose amino-acid sequence MICAGIVTYNPDISLFKECLGRVAAQVDKVYIADNGSGNVSDVIRCAGEAGCCHNDIICNEDNLGIARALNQVCEAAYNDGYQWILTMDQDSVCDYEMVAGMIPYTDQDNIGILAPEVEFRTDKELIASTKKFDTATQNIRACITSGSLMNLKAWKQIGGFDEWLFIDHVDNEICTHLIKEGYSVVRVRGAKLYQRAGEMKYKKLLSGKKILLPYYSKFRNYYICRNSVFYIRKYKKEINVRHESCVLIYSQLVKLLFERKRWDTLTSTVKGIVDGFRAPIVDTEGEK is encoded by the coding sequence ATGATTTGCGCAGGAATAGTTACATATAATCCGGATATCTCACTTTTTAAGGAGTGTCTGGGAAGAGTTGCAGCTCAGGTCGATAAAGTATACATAGCGGACAACGGCTCCGGCAATGTATCAGACGTTATAAGGTGTGCCGGGGAAGCGGGCTGCTGTCACAATGATATAATATGCAATGAAGACAATCTGGGAATAGCGCGCGCACTTAATCAGGTATGTGAGGCAGCTTATAATGACGGATATCAGTGGATACTGACAATGGACCAGGATTCGGTATGTGATTATGAGATGGTTGCCGGAATGATTCCGTATACGGATCAGGACAATATAGGAATACTGGCACCCGAGGTTGAATTCAGGACAGATAAAGAGCTTATAGCATCCACAAAGAAATTTGATACGGCAACACAGAATATCAGGGCGTGTATAACAAGCGGAAGTCTCATGAACCTTAAGGCATGGAAGCAGATTGGTGGATTTGATGAATGGCTGTTCATAGACCACGTTGATAACGAGATATGCACTCACCTTATAAAGGAAGGTTATTCAGTAGTGCGTGTCAGAGGAGCTAAGCTTTACCAGAGAGCCGGAGAGATGAAGTATAAAAAGCTGCTTTCCGGCAAAAAGATACTTCTGCCATATTACTCCAAGTTTCGGAATTACTATATATGCAGAAATTCAGTATTTTACATAAGAAAATATAAAAAAGAGATAAATGTAAGACACGAGAGCTGCGTACTGATATACTCACAGTTGGTAAAGCTGCTTTTTGAACGCAAAAGATGGGATACTCTTACGAGTACGGTAAAAGGAATTGTAGATGGTTTTAGAGCTCCGATTGTGGATACAGAGGGTGAAAAATGA